The DNA segment TTAGCTAATGATTATTTATCATCCGCTTAAAGATGCGAATCATTGTTCATATCGCATCATTAGTTTACTTTATAAAAATAATAATAAAATCAATGAAGACAATATTAAATTCATGGATTTTTATTATCTATTTCCTGATCAGTTAAAACACATATCAAGGTGGCCGCGCTCAAATTCTAAATTAGCCCAAAAAATACAATCTATTGAAAACTCATATGAACATATAGAAAACCCTCGTCGTATATTTTTTGAGCTAAATATAATCAGAAATAACACAATAGCACATCTATTTTCTAAGGGAATAATAGCATTAGTAGAAGAACAATTAATTTTACATGAAAATAAGATCCCTATTTCCCTTATCACTGCTATAGAAAAAGACACGTTTAGAGATAGTTTTATATTTAAAATAATTACAGATAGCATACCAAAATTAACAATAAAAGGTAAAAATGGTCTTAAAGCAAAAACTAACTTAATGGAATATCGTTATGACTAAAAATCCTTCATATCTTAAAATTAACAGGTTAATCATCATCAAAAATGGACTGCGAGTTTATGACGAATTATTTCATGATGGAATAAATATTATCCGAGGGGAACATTCTGTTGGCAAATCAACTATTCTCGATATGATTTTTTATATTTTAGGAGGAGAATTAGCAAAAGATGATTGGAAATATCCTGTAGATGAGTGCTCAAATGTAAATGCTGAGATCACTATAAATGGACATATTTTGACTTTATCTAGAGCTATAGACTCAACTGGTAAAGTTCCCCATATAAAAATTTATGAAGGTAAATATGAAAAAGCCATAAAGGATGTTGAAGGATGGAATGAGTATGGATCTCGACGTAATGATAATAGACTAAGTTTCTCAGAAATAATGTTTGAGTTCTTTAATTGGGGGCAATATAAATCCAGCGACTATAACAATTTAACTATGCACCAAATAATGAGGCTCATATATCTTAGCCAATCATCTGAATCTAATAGAATTTTCAGAAAAGAACAAAGTAACAATGATAATGAAAATACAAGAATAGCAATTGCTGAATTTCTTTTGGGACTGGATGATTTAGAAACTTACTCGTACCGTCAAAAACTACTAAAATATGAACGAGATTATGAGCGCAGCGGTACAGAGCTAAGAACTTACTTTGGACTCATTGGAGATGATGCAGACCTTACTGTCGATAAAATAAATGAACAAATTAAAATTAAAAATAAAGAATTAAATATCATTGAAGAAAAAAGGAATTCTTTATTAGAGTCAGTAGACAATTTAGAGGATAATACCAAT comes from the Proteus appendicitidis genome and includes:
- a CDS encoding ABC-three component system middle component 5, which encodes MIIYHPLKDANHCSYRIISLLYKNNNKINEDNIKFMDFYYLFPDQLKHISRWPRSNSKLAQKIQSIENSYEHIENPRRIFFELNIIRNNTIAHLFSKGIIALVEEQLILHENKIPISLITAIEKDTFRDSFIFKIITDSIPKLTIKGKNGLKAKTNLMEYRYD